A window from Indicator indicator isolate 239-I01 chromosome 27, UM_Iind_1.1, whole genome shotgun sequence encodes these proteins:
- the GJA1 gene encoding gap junction alpha-1 protein produces the protein MGDWSALGKLLDKVQAYSTAGGKVWLSVLFIFRILLLGTAVESAWGDEQSAFRCNTQQPGCENVCYDKSFPISHVRFWVLQIIFVSVPTLLYLAHVFYVMRKEEKLNKREEELKVVQNDGVNVDMHLKQIEIKKFKYGIEEHGKVKMRGGLLRTYIISILFKSVFEVAFLLIQWYIYGFSLNAIYTCERDPCPHRVDCFLSRPTEKTIFILFMLVVSLVSLALNIIELFYVFFKGVKDRVKGKTDPYSHSGTMSPSKDCGSPKYAYYNGCSSPTAPLSPMSPPGYKLVTGERNNSSCRNYNKQASEQNWANYSAEQNRMGQAGSTISNSHAQPFDFSDEHQNTKKLASGHELQPLTIVDQRPPSRASSRASSRPRPDDLEI, from the coding sequence ATGGGTGATTGGAGTGCCTTGGGAAAACTTCTTGACAAGGTTCAAGCCTATTCTACGGCAGGAGGGAAAGTGTGGCTGTCTGTCCTCTTCATTTTCCGAAtcttgctgctggggacagcagttGAATCTGCTTGGGGAGATGAACAGTCTGCTTTTCGGTGCAACACTCAACAGCCTGGTTGCGAGAATGTCTGCTATGACAAGTCCTTCCCCATCTCCCATGTACGCTTCTGGGTTCTGCAGATCATATTTGTGTCTGTGCCTACCCTTTTATACCTGGCACACGTGTTCTATGTaatgaggaaagaagagaagctgaacaaaagagaagaggagCTCAAGGTGGTCCAAAATGATGGTGTGAATGTGGATATGCACCTCAAGCAAATAGAAATTAAGAAATTCAAGTATGGGATTGAAGAGCATGGCAAAGTGAAGATGCGTGGGGGACTGCTCCGTACTTACATCATCAGCATCCTGTTTAAATCTGTCTTCGAGGTGGCCTTCTTGCTGATCCAGTGGTACATTTATGGGTTCAGTCTGAATGCCATCTACACCTGTGAGCGAGACCCATGCCCACACAGAGTGGACTGCTTCCTCTCCCGCCCAACTGAGAAAACCATCTTCATCCTCTTCATGCTGGTTGTGTCCTTGGTATCTCTTGCCTTAAACATCATCGAGCTTTTCTATGTGTTCTTCAAGGGCGTCAAGGATCGTGTGAAAGGGAAAACCGACCCCTATTCCCACAGCGGCACCATGAGCCCTTCCAAGGACTGCGGCTCCCCCAAATACGCTTATTACAATGGCTGCTCCTCGCCAACTGCCCCCTTGTCTCCCATGTCTCCCCCAGGGTACAAGCTGGTGACCGGAGAGAGGAACAATTCCTCCTGTCGTAACTACAATAAGCAAGCCAGCGAGCAAAACTGGGCCAACTACAGCGCGGAGCAGAACAGAatggggcaggctggcagcaccatCTCCAACTCGCACGCCCAGCCCTTCGACTTCTCCGACGAGCACCAGAACACTAAAAAACTGGCATCAGGACACGAGCTGCAACCCCTCACCATTGTGGACCAgaggcctcccagcagagccagcagccgAGCTAGCAGCAGGCCTCGACCTGATGACCTGGAGATCTAA